A portion of the Aquicoccus sp. G2-2 genome contains these proteins:
- a CDS encoding ABC transporter permease has protein sequence MTDNQTTPTAVNALQDREITAPPRSQWRDVWDQFKHHKGALMGGAFLLLITLAVLFGDLIWHLDPKKLDIRAKDMRPLYTILWNSDAKVGWGHPLGTDNLGRDQLAQILAGGRTSMAVGWVAMILTMLIGTSIGILAGYFKRLDGPLMRLTDLFLSLPILPLMLVAVTLFRQPLRAGFGPEGGMFILIVSVIGVTAWMQTARIVRGDILAIKEREFVLAARAAGTTPRGIIFRHLLPNVLSPIMVSATLGLATAIITESSLSFLGVGFPSDYPTWGKMLADAVPRMQEFPERVMLPGIAISLTVLGVNYLGDGLRDALDPRIRGR, from the coding sequence ATGACTGATAATCAGACGACACCAACAGCGGTCAATGCTCTGCAAGACCGTGAAATCACCGCCCCGCCCCGCTCGCAATGGCGCGATGTCTGGGACCAGTTCAAACATCACAAGGGCGCGCTTATGGGGGGTGCCTTCCTGCTGCTTATCACGCTGGCGGTACTTTTTGGCGATCTGATCTGGCACCTTGATCCCAAGAAGCTCGACATCCGCGCCAAGGACATGCGCCCGCTCTATACGATCCTCTGGAACAGCGATGCCAAGGTCGGCTGGGGGCATCCCCTCGGCACCGATAACCTCGGTCGTGATCAGCTTGCCCAAATCCTCGCTGGCGGGCGCACATCCATGGCTGTTGGCTGGGTCGCGATGATCCTGACCATGTTAATCGGAACCTCCATCGGCATCCTCGCCGGGTATTTCAAGCGCCTCGACGGCCCGCTGATGCGGCTGACGGACTTGTTCCTGTCGCTGCCGATCCTGCCGCTCATGCTGGTCGCGGTCACGCTTTTCCGCCAACCTCTGCGGGCCGGATTCGGGCCGGAGGGCGGGATGTTCATCCTCATCGTCTCGGTTATCGGCGTGACTGCGTGGATGCAAACCGCACGGATCGTGCGTGGCGATATCCTTGCCATCAAGGAACGCGAGTTCGTCCTCGCCGCCCGCGCCGCCGGAACAACACCGCGGGGCATCATCTTCCGCCACCTGCTGCCCAACGTGCTTTCGCCAATCATGGTCTCCGCCACGCTTGGCCTTGCCACTGCAATTATCACCGAAAGCTCGCTGTCATTTCTTGGCGTCGGCTTCCCGTCCGACTACCCGACATGGGGCAAGATGCTGGCCGACGCGGTGCCACGGATGCAGGAATTCCCCGAACGCGTGATGCTGCCCGGCATCGCCATCTCGCTCACCGTGCTCGGCGTCAACTATCTCGGTGACGGCCTGCGCGACGCGCTCGACCCGCGCATCCGGGGGCGTTAA
- the dusA gene encoding tRNA dihydrouridine(20/20a) synthase DusA, with the protein MMDWTDRHCRYLHRLITGEALLYTEMVTAPALVRGGAVHLLEFAPAEHPVALQLGGADPAELAQAARLGEAAGYDEINLNVGCPSDRVQSGTFGAVLMTQPALVAECCAAMRAAVNIEVTVKCRIGVDDQVPGEVLPRFIEAVAGAGVSRFIIHARKAWLQGLSPKENREVPPLDYDLVSNMKVRFSELHVSVNGGVESLAQAKRFLDAGLDGVMIGRAAYHQPYDLLAGVDSEIFDAKADMPSREDVVHAMLPYIDAHLAAGGKLAQVTRHMLGLFAGQPGARSWRRVLSERGHVSGAGPDVVLEALEQVQALRGAA; encoded by the coding sequence ATGATGGATTGGACCGACCGGCATTGTCGATACCTGCATCGGCTGATCACCGGTGAGGCGCTGCTTTATACCGAGATGGTGACGGCGCCGGCGTTGGTTCGGGGCGGGGCGGTGCATTTGCTGGAGTTTGCGCCGGCCGAGCATCCGGTGGCGTTGCAACTTGGTGGGGCGGATCCGGCGGAGCTGGCGCAGGCCGCGCGGTTGGGCGAGGCGGCGGGGTATGACGAGATCAACCTTAATGTCGGCTGTCCGAGCGATCGGGTGCAATCGGGCACGTTCGGGGCGGTGTTGATGACGCAACCCGCGCTTGTGGCCGAGTGCTGCGCCGCGATGCGCGCGGCTGTGAATATCGAGGTGACGGTGAAATGCCGCATCGGGGTGGATGATCAGGTGCCCGGTGAGGTGCTGCCACGCTTTATCGAAGCGGTGGCGGGGGCAGGGGTCAGCCGCTTTATCATCCACGCGCGCAAGGCTTGGCTGCAAGGGTTGAGCCCGAAGGAAAACCGGGAGGTGCCGCCGCTGGATTATGATCTGGTCAGCAACATGAAAGTGCGGTTTTCCGAGTTGCATGTATCGGTCAATGGCGGGGTCGAGTCATTGGCGCAAGCCAAGCGGTTTCTGGATGCCGGGCTTGACGGGGTGATGATCGGGCGGGCGGCCTATCATCAGCCCTATGATCTTCTGGCGGGTGTGGATAGCGAGATTTTCGACGCTAAGGCCGATATGCCGAGCCGCGAAGATGTGGTGCACGCGATGCTGCCCTATATTGACGCGCATCTGGCGGCGGGCGGGAAATTGGCACAGGTGACGCGGCATATGCTGGGGCTGTTCGCCGGGCAACCCGGCGCGCGCAGTTGGCGGCGGGTGCTGTCGGAGCGCGGCCACGTGTCGGGGGCCGGGCCGGATGTGGTGCTGGAGGCGCTGGAACAGGTGCAGGCGTTGCGTGGTGCCGCGTGA
- a CDS encoding tyrosine-type recombinase/integrase, with protein sequence MGTIMERAKKDGAQSYTAVIRKKKGGKVILSLTETFKSEQAAKRWIRKTERELKGKGALDRAVAARHRKTWADVIREYSDASPEEFGKTKTANLAYLQRLDFGNLAVQETDDHDFFCLAQNLLKGVQAPPADPKNDCPEHYELKPRMPQTVNSYMATLRTVVYYGGPISKIDMPVADFEVAMRTLKHQRMIGRSAIRNRRPTLVELDKLLTHFLDCYQADRRRVPMHKIIGGAITLAHRQEALCSLPWKDFDDGKARLMVRNMKHPRQTAGNDVETWVTQDGIKLINSMPRTSDRIFPYHPNTVSRLFTDACKILEIEDLHFHDLRHEAISRFFEIGLGGGSRDIIMKYTGHSPDGSLSRYIHVEQVGDRYADWKWWPILFAPL encoded by the coding sequence ATGGGTACAATTATGGAGCGCGCGAAGAAAGACGGCGCGCAGAGCTACACTGCGGTGATCCGCAAGAAGAAGGGTGGCAAGGTCATCCTCTCCCTGACGGAGACCTTCAAGAGCGAGCAAGCTGCGAAGCGGTGGATTCGGAAAACCGAGCGTGAGCTGAAGGGCAAGGGTGCCCTCGATCGCGCCGTTGCCGCACGGCATCGCAAGACTTGGGCGGACGTGATCCGCGAATACAGTGATGCTTCGCCGGAGGAGTTCGGCAAAACGAAGACTGCGAACCTCGCATATCTCCAGCGCCTCGACTTCGGCAATCTTGCAGTCCAGGAGACCGACGATCACGATTTCTTTTGTCTGGCACAAAACTTGCTCAAAGGCGTGCAAGCCCCTCCCGCTGATCCCAAAAATGACTGTCCGGAACATTATGAGTTGAAGCCACGCATGCCTCAGACCGTGAACAGCTACATGGCGACCCTGCGGACAGTGGTTTACTACGGCGGCCCGATCAGCAAGATCGACATGCCAGTCGCTGACTTCGAGGTCGCAATGCGCACGTTGAAGCACCAACGGATGATCGGCCGCTCCGCGATACGAAATCGGCGGCCAACGCTGGTCGAACTCGACAAGCTGTTGACCCACTTCCTCGATTGCTACCAAGCTGATCGCCGGCGTGTGCCGATGCACAAGATAATTGGCGGCGCAATCACGCTCGCGCACCGGCAGGAGGCTCTCTGTTCGCTCCCCTGGAAGGATTTCGATGACGGAAAAGCCCGTCTGATGGTGCGCAACATGAAGCATCCAAGGCAGACCGCAGGCAATGATGTCGAAACCTGGGTGACCCAAGACGGCATCAAGCTGATCAACTCGATGCCTCGCACCAGTGACCGCATCTTTCCATATCACCCGAATACGGTCAGCCGTCTATTCACCGACGCTTGCAAGATCCTGGAAATCGAAGACCTACACTTTCATGACCTGCGTCACGAGGCGATCTCACGCTTCTTCGAGATCGGCCTCGGTGGCGGCAGCCGCGACATAATCATGAAATACACGGGCCATTCACCGGACGGCAGCCTCTCCCGCTACATCCATGTCGAGCAAGTCGGCGACAGATACGCGGATTGGAAATGGTGGCCGATCCTGTTTGCGCCGCTTTAG
- a CDS encoding DNA methyltransferase, protein MNAVEIEEAVSDLAQQPFDAAEFPFSFLAAFGNKEATIRRLRTGNTNKSDVGGVLQRNNIHIAVAEHGQTVETLAQLKASPLTERQKAKFILATDGTQVEAEEVGSGEVISCRYDELGNNFGFFLPLAGISTVAEVKNNPIDIKATSRLNRLYVQLLKDNADWGSADKRGDLNRFMARMIFCFFAEDTGIFQGDDLFTTTVQTMTEADGSNTREVLLRLFDAMNTKAADGAARPDFPSWADKFPYVNGGLFADDIGCPTFSRTSRAYLLRAGELDWKTINPDIFGSMIQAVADDDERGELGMHYTSVPNIQKVLDPLFLDDLREQLEAAGTNKRKLFNLRQRLSRIRVFDPACGSGNFLVIAYIRMREIEDEIMRRRGEALTRSAISLTQFFGIEIKSFAAEIARLSLLIAEFQCDVRFIGQIEARALVLPLHATGAIVTGNALRIDWEEVCPPVTASAEEQDLGGPTGRLNLEDDSEEWEIYICGNPPYRGSSWQTTEQKSDLEQLCRSRIKSWRSLDYVAGWYIKAADYSDISDIGFAFVATKTICEGEQVPALWPFLIDSGLRISFAHQSFTWANLASHKAGVTVIIVGMSKNVPQQVKLYQNGEIRLVDNISPYLVPGKTVVVSRTGSACCGKAAMLRGNMPTDGGNFIMASDEARELVAEKNTCKACPPLHGGC, encoded by the coding sequence ATGAATGCCGTAGAGATCGAGGAAGCCGTCTCCGACCTCGCGCAGCAGCCCTTCGACGCTGCCGAGTTCCCGTTCAGCTTCCTGGCGGCCTTCGGCAACAAGGAGGCCACCATCAGGCGCCTCCGGACCGGCAATACCAACAAATCCGATGTCGGCGGGGTCCTCCAGCGCAACAACATCCACATCGCCGTCGCCGAGCATGGGCAGACAGTCGAGACCCTCGCCCAACTCAAGGCCAGCCCCCTGACCGAGCGTCAGAAAGCCAAGTTCATCCTCGCCACCGACGGCACCCAGGTGGAGGCGGAGGAGGTCGGCTCAGGCGAAGTTATCTCCTGCCGCTATGATGAGCTCGGCAACAACTTCGGGTTTTTCCTGCCCCTTGCCGGCATCTCCACCGTCGCCGAGGTCAAGAACAACCCGATCGACATCAAGGCGACCTCGCGCCTTAACCGCCTCTATGTCCAGCTCCTGAAGGACAATGCCGACTGGGGCAGCGCCGACAAGCGCGGCGATCTGAACCGGTTCATGGCCCGGATGATCTTCTGCTTCTTCGCCGAGGACACGGGTATCTTCCAGGGCGACGACCTTTTCACGACAACCGTCCAGACAATGACCGAGGCGGATGGCTCAAACACGCGCGAGGTCCTCCTGCGCCTCTTCGATGCTATGAATACCAAGGCCGCCGACGGTGCTGCGCGCCCAGACTTCCCCTCTTGGGCCGACAAGTTTCCCTACGTCAACGGCGGCCTCTTCGCCGACGACATTGGCTGCCCCACCTTCTCGCGCACATCCCGCGCCTACCTGCTGCGCGCGGGCGAACTCGACTGGAAGACGATCAACCCCGACATCTTCGGCTCCATGATCCAGGCCGTCGCAGATGACGACGAGCGCGGCGAGCTGGGGATGCACTACACCTCGGTCCCGAACATCCAGAAGGTGCTGGACCCGCTCTTTCTCGACGACCTGCGCGAGCAGCTTGAGGCCGCGGGCACGAACAAGCGCAAGCTCTTCAACCTGCGCCAGCGGCTGTCGCGCATCCGGGTGTTCGACCCGGCCTGCGGATCAGGCAACTTCCTCGTCATCGCCTACATCCGCATGCGTGAGATCGAGGACGAGATCATGCGCCGCCGGGGCGAAGCGCTGACCCGCTCGGCCATCTCCCTCACCCAGTTCTTCGGGATCGAGATCAAGAGCTTCGCGGCCGAGATCGCCCGCCTGTCTCTGCTGATTGCCGAGTTCCAGTGCGACGTCCGCTTCATCGGTCAGATAGAGGCCCGGGCGCTGGTCCTGCCGCTTCATGCCACCGGGGCCATCGTCACGGGCAACGCGCTGCGCATCGACTGGGAAGAGGTCTGCCCACCGGTGACGGCCTCGGCGGAAGAACAGGATTTGGGCGGGCCGACGGGACGGTTGAACCTCGAGGACGATAGCGAGGAATGGGAGATATATATCTGTGGAAACCCACCATATCGAGGTAGTTCATGGCAAACTACGGAACAAAAGTCGGACCTGGAACAGCTTTGCCGCTCCAGGATTAAGAGCTGGCGGTCACTCGATTATGTTGCAGGCTGGTATATCAAGGCGGCAGATTACTCCGATATCTCCGATATCGGCTTCGCTTTCGTTGCGACAAAAACAATATGTGAAGGCGAACAGGTGCCCGCACTTTGGCCGTTTTTAATTGACTCCGGACTGCGCATAAGTTTCGCCCATCAGTCGTTCACCTGGGCAAATCTTGCCTCGCACAAAGCGGGGGTCACGGTAATTATCGTAGGGATGAGCAAGAATGTCCCGCAACAAGTCAAGTTGTATCAAAACGGAGAAATACGTCTCGTCGATAATATTTCTCCTTATCTGGTTCCCGGCAAAACGGTAGTGGTTTCTCGAACGGGGAGTGCTTGTTGTGGAAAGGCTGCAATGCTCCGCGGGAACATGCCGACCGATGGCGGGAATTTCATCATGGCGTCCGACGAAGCTCGAGAGCTTGTTGCAGAAAAAAATACCTGCAAAGCTTGTCCGCCCCTACATGGGGGCTGCTGA
- a CDS encoding type IIL restriction-modification enzyme MmeI, producing MGAAEVVNARPRACVWIEASDLSLVSEFPEVFRRVSNVEKMRKQSSAPTTRNTKVPPHRFMQIEGTAETRSIAIPAITSHNREYLPVALLPGEVILSNKCYALYDADMWNFALAASKLHLCWIGAVCARMRMDYSYSNTLGWNTFPVPKLTETDKANLTACAEDILLAREAHFPATIAELYDPEKMPDDLRAAHDRNDETLERIYIGRRFRNDTERLEKLFDMYTKMTAKKEKAS from the coding sequence ATGGGGGCTGCTGAAGTCGTGAATGCCCGCCCCAGGGCGTGCGTTTGGATCGAGGCAAGCGACCTTAGCCTTGTAAGTGAATTTCCAGAAGTATTTCGCCGTGTATCCAATGTCGAAAAAATGCGCAAACAAAGTAGCGCTCCAACAACTCGCAATACTAAGGTCCCTCCTCACCGTTTCATGCAGATCGAGGGAACGGCGGAAACGCGTTCGATAGCGATCCCCGCCATCACCTCACATAATCGAGAATATCTACCCGTAGCACTTCTACCGGGGGAAGTGATCCTTTCGAACAAATGTTACGCTCTTTACGATGCGGACATGTGGAATTTTGCCTTGGCGGCTTCAAAACTTCACCTCTGTTGGATCGGCGCAGTGTGTGCGCGAATGCGGATGGACTATTCGTATTCCAACACCCTCGGCTGGAACACCTTCCCCGTCCCGAAGCTCACCGAGACCGACAAGGCCAACCTCACGGCCTGTGCCGAGGACATCCTGCTCGCCCGCGAGGCGCATTTCCCCGCCACCATCGCCGAGCTCTACGACCCCGAGAAGATGCCCGACGACCTCCGCGCCGCCCATGACCGCAACGACGAAACCCTGGAGCGCATCTACATCGGGCGCCGCTTCCGCAACGACACCGAACGCCTCGAAAAGCTCTTCGACATGTATACCAAGATGACCGCGAAGAAGGAGAAGGCGTCGTGA
- a CDS encoding DEAD/DEAH box helicase, whose amino-acid sequence MGMRAMQERAYAYRGEQYLLIKSPPASGKSRALMFVALDKLENQGLKQAIIVVPERSIGSSFKDTPLSTYGFWADWVVPPQWNLCNAPGADDPKIAKGKVDAVRTFLASDDKVLVCTHATFRFAVDELGVDAFDNRLVAVDEFHHVSANPDNKLGTHLRAFMERDQIHIVAMTGSYFRGDAEAVLMPDDEARFATVTYTYYEQLNGYDYLKSLDIGYYFYSGRYIDAIHEILDPAKKTIVHIPNVNARESLGDKIREAEDVMQSLGTWKGADPYTGFQLIETAEGKTLRVADLVDDDGARRDRVIGSLKDPANADNRDHVDIIIALGMAKEGFDWIWCEHALTVGYRSSLTEIVQIIGRATRDAPGKTSARFTNLIAEPDASEETVNEAVNDTLKAIAASLLMEQVLAPKFTFTPKASGPKEGFNYGEGGYQPGQTNLGFSDNGQLHLEIGGLVPPKSEEAKRICEQDINEVLASFVQDRQTVERGVFDDETPAEELTQVKMGRIIADRYPDLAEDDREAVRQHAVAALALTQQAKKNTPEHGPDDEPQANTAFVEGVRRFVTDVKDLEIDLIDRINPFQTARAILSKAMDERTLKEVAEIIAKKKVNLTHEEARMLATRAIRFQKETGRLPSITSSDAWERQMAEGIAFLQRRAAADA is encoded by the coding sequence ATGGGCATGCGCGCCATGCAGGAGCGCGCCTATGCCTATCGCGGCGAGCAATACCTGCTAATCAAATCGCCACCGGCCTCGGGCAAGTCCCGCGCACTGATGTTCGTCGCGCTCGACAAACTCGAAAACCAGGGGCTGAAGCAGGCGATCATCGTCGTGCCCGAGCGCTCCATCGGGTCGTCGTTCAAGGATACGCCGCTATCGACCTACGGCTTCTGGGCCGACTGGGTGGTGCCTCCGCAGTGGAACCTCTGCAATGCGCCCGGTGCGGACGATCCGAAGATCGCCAAAGGCAAGGTGGATGCGGTGCGGACCTTCCTCGCCTCCGACGACAAGGTGCTGGTCTGCACCCATGCGACATTCAGGTTCGCCGTCGACGAGTTGGGGGTCGATGCCTTCGACAATCGCCTGGTCGCAGTTGATGAATTTCATCATGTCAGCGCCAATCCGGACAATAAGCTGGGCACGCATCTCCGCGCTTTCATGGAGCGCGACCAGATCCACATCGTCGCCATGACGGGTTCCTATTTCCGCGGTGACGCTGAGGCCGTCCTGATGCCCGACGATGAGGCGCGCTTCGCTACGGTCACCTACACCTATTACGAGCAACTGAACGGCTACGACTACCTGAAAAGCCTGGACATCGGGTATTATTTCTACTCTGGCCGATACATCGACGCGATCCACGAGATACTGGATCCGGCAAAGAAGACGATCGTGCACATTCCCAATGTCAATGCCCGCGAAAGCCTGGGCGACAAGATCAGGGAGGCTGAGGACGTCATGCAGTCTCTCGGGACTTGGAAAGGGGCTGACCCGTATACGGGCTTTCAACTGATCGAGACCGCAGAAGGAAAGACCTTGAGAGTCGCTGACCTCGTCGACGATGACGGCGCACGGCGCGACCGGGTGATCGGGTCGTTGAAGGATCCGGCGAACGCCGACAATCGTGATCATGTCGACATCATCATCGCACTTGGGATGGCAAAAGAAGGATTCGACTGGATCTGGTGTGAACACGCATTGACCGTTGGCTACAGATCCTCCCTGACCGAGATAGTGCAGATTATCGGCCGTGCCACGCGGGATGCACCTGGAAAGACCTCCGCCCGCTTCACGAACCTCATCGCCGAACCAGACGCCTCCGAAGAAACAGTCAATGAGGCTGTCAATGATACCTTGAAGGCGATTGCCGCTTCGTTACTCATGGAGCAGGTACTGGCTCCGAAGTTCACTTTCACACCGAAAGCATCTGGTCCGAAGGAGGGATTCAACTACGGTGAAGGCGGGTATCAGCCAGGTCAGACAAATCTGGGCTTCAGCGATAACGGTCAGCTCCATCTCGAGATCGGGGGGCTGGTTCCTCCGAAATCGGAAGAGGCGAAGCGAATCTGCGAACAGGATATCAACGAGGTGCTTGCCTCGTTTGTCCAAGACAGACAGACCGTAGAGCGCGGTGTGTTCGACGATGAAACGCCTGCAGAAGAACTCACACAGGTGAAGATGGGCCGGATCATAGCGGATCGGTATCCGGATCTCGCCGAGGACGATCGTGAGGCAGTGCGTCAGCACGCCGTTGCCGCCCTGGCACTCACTCAACAGGCGAAGAAGAACACCCCAGAACATGGCCCTGACGATGAACCCCAGGCCAACACCGCATTCGTTGAGGGCGTCAGGAGATTTGTCACTGACGTGAAGGATCTGGAGATTGATCTGATCGACCGAATAAACCCATTCCAGACGGCCCGCGCGATCCTGAGCAAGGCCATGGACGAGCGGACACTGAAAGAAGTTGCCGAGATCATCGCCAAGAAGAAAGTCAACCTTACGCATGAAGAGGCCCGGATGCTGGCAACGCGGGCCATTCGGTTTCAAAAGGAAACTGGGCGCCTTCCGTCAATTACCTCGAGCGATGCCTGGGAGAGACAAATGGCCGAAGGCATTGCATTCCTCCAAAGAAGGGCGGCGGCAGATGCATAA
- a CDS encoding GIY-YIG nuclease family protein, which translates to MPNWESSRQTKKTATTPTEARVIAGFEDIQKFFEEHGRAPEHGADRDIFERLYAVRLDRLRAQSDCVALLAPLDDQGLLTTEALESAAADDDRDDAALLAALGVDQKAEPSITELRHVRPSTERKAAEEIAARTPCSDFSEFSLTFDAVRADIASGRRQTRPFERKSEIEKGRFFVVDGLIAYVAEAGEEFRNDSGNIDRRLRVIYDNATENNLLARSLQKALTQDPLGRRITDPEAGPLFDRAEPIEGRESGTIYVLQSLSDHPTIVENRNLIHKIGVTGGDVNRRIANAEKEPTFLMAPVKIVATFSLYDINRVALENLLHRFFSAARLETRIPDRLGNEMKPREWFFVPLHAILEAVERIQDGSLHQYVYCPEQARLAKR; encoded by the coding sequence TTGCCGAACTGGGAGTCGAGCCGGCAGACAAAAAAGACTGCGACAACGCCCACTGAGGCACGGGTCATCGCTGGCTTCGAGGATATCCAGAAATTCTTCGAAGAGCACGGGCGAGCGCCCGAGCACGGAGCGGATCGGGACATTTTCGAGCGCCTTTACGCCGTGCGCCTGGATCGGCTCCGCGCACAATCTGATTGTGTCGCGCTGTTGGCTCCACTCGACGATCAAGGCCTTCTGACCACCGAGGCCTTAGAGTCGGCTGCCGCCGATGACGATAGGGATGATGCAGCTCTCCTCGCGGCCCTCGGCGTTGATCAGAAGGCGGAACCGAGTATTACAGAGCTTAGGCATGTGCGCCCGTCAACCGAACGAAAAGCGGCCGAGGAGATTGCCGCCAGAACACCATGTTCAGACTTCTCTGAGTTTTCATTGACCTTCGATGCCGTCCGGGCGGACATCGCCTCCGGAAGAAGGCAAACCCGCCCCTTTGAGCGCAAATCAGAGATCGAGAAAGGTCGCTTCTTTGTTGTCGATGGTCTCATCGCGTATGTTGCCGAGGCGGGCGAAGAATTTCGAAACGACTCAGGCAACATCGATCGCAGGCTTCGTGTGATCTACGACAACGCCACCGAAAACAACCTGCTTGCCCGCTCACTTCAAAAAGCGTTGACTCAGGATCCTTTGGGGCGGCGGATCACTGATCCAGAGGCTGGCCCTCTCTTCGATCGTGCCGAGCCGATCGAGGGTCGCGAGAGCGGGACCATCTATGTCCTGCAAAGCCTCTCCGATCATCCCACTATCGTGGAGAACCGCAACCTGATTCACAAGATCGGCGTTACTGGTGGAGACGTGAATCGCCGCATCGCCAATGCAGAGAAGGAGCCGACGTTTCTCATGGCTCCGGTCAAGATTGTGGCGACCTTTTCCCTTTATGACATCAATCGAGTGGCGCTCGAAAATCTTCTGCACCGGTTCTTTTCTGCGGCGCGACTGGAAACGCGAATACCTGACCGCCTGGGGAATGAGATGAAACCTCGCGAGTGGTTCTTCGTCCCCCTGCATGCGATCCTGGAGGCAGTTGAGCGCATCCAAGACGGCAGCTTGCACCAGTACGTCTATTGTCCAGAGCAGGCACGCCTCGCCAAGCGATAA
- a CDS encoding DNA-binding protein has product MAEKKKNPLLEKQIRDAIRELTEEGKKVTNQAVRDTIKSGSFRDIGPIVKLVKAEIDAKEQAARLAPEMPDEVHDAAATIWQLAWDAADESAATERRAHAAEIEKMKGEIDEALSDCALVEGERDTAETRVQAFETELRDARTALHDAQLEIARLTGQLGEREQHIQKWLAERLEAAASEAIGTEEPEEPLTKAEGNQMDMFTPDMADEKKPDNSQPFAAE; this is encoded by the coding sequence ATGGCCGAAAAGAAGAAGAACCCTTTGCTCGAAAAACAGATCCGCGACGCGATCCGCGAGCTGACCGAGGAAGGCAAGAAAGTTACCAACCAAGCGGTGCGCGATACCATCAAAAGCGGATCATTTCGCGATATTGGGCCCATCGTCAAGCTGGTAAAGGCGGAGATTGACGCCAAGGAGCAGGCGGCACGGCTTGCACCTGAGATGCCCGACGAGGTACACGATGCCGCGGCCACGATCTGGCAGCTGGCATGGGATGCCGCTGACGAGAGCGCCGCCACGGAACGCCGGGCGCACGCCGCTGAAATCGAGAAAATGAAGGGCGAGATCGATGAAGCATTGTCGGATTGCGCCCTCGTTGAAGGCGAGCGTGACACAGCGGAAACCCGAGTTCAGGCGTTTGAAACCGAGCTCCGTGATGCCCGGACCGCGTTGCACGACGCGCAGCTCGAGATTGCCCGCCTGACCGGCCAGCTCGGCGAGCGCGAGCAGCACATCCAGAAATGGCTGGCCGAGCGGCTGGAAGCTGCGGCCTCGGAAGCAATCGGGACGGAAGAACCCGAAGAGCCGCTCACGAAGGCCGAAGGCAATCAAATGGATATGTTTACACCTGACATGGCCGACGAGAAGAAGCCCGACAACTCGCAACCCTTCGCTGCGGAGTGA
- a CDS encoding pyocin activator PrtN family protein, with product MNSFFMLMAKYGPEVMIPAETVAEDWFNIGKSKFFSKINNGDIALPLMTMEDSQKSPRGVHILDLAEYLDQRRDAARKKRK from the coding sequence ATGAATAGCTTCTTCATGCTGATGGCAAAATACGGCCCTGAGGTCATGATTCCGGCAGAAACAGTCGCAGAAGACTGGTTTAATATTGGAAAAAGCAAGTTCTTTTCGAAGATCAACAACGGGGACATCGCGCTGCCGCTGATGACTATGGAGGACAGTCAGAAAAGCCCCCGCGGTGTGCACATTCTGGATCTCGCCGAATACCTCGATCAGCGTCGCGATGCGGCGCGCAAGAAAAGAAAATAA
- a CDS encoding divergent polysaccharide deacetylase family protein has protein sequence MGVAKPSATLPRVTEGVPGKQSKSAASEGTKPPLKRYAAPVQDTGGKPEMSVVLIDQGTGPVGVEALAGFPYPLSIAVDTSRSDAEDTMAKYRAAGFEVLAMIKLPDGAQPEDVEVAMPVLMAKVPEAVAVMEAPGLGIQFDRKVSDQVTRILADTGQGLLLYPKGLDTARKLATKNGVPAATVFRDLDDKGQDARAIRRFLNFGTVKASDGEGVVMVGRMRADTLSALILWALEDKTRQVAIVPLSQQLLGE, from the coding sequence GTGGGCGTCGCCAAACCGAGCGCCACATTGCCACGGGTGACGGAGGGTGTGCCCGGCAAGCAATCAAAGAGCGCCGCAAGCGAGGGCACCAAGCCACCACTGAAACGCTATGCCGCGCCCGTGCAAGACACCGGCGGCAAGCCCGAGATGTCGGTTGTGTTGATTGATCAAGGCACCGGGCCGGTCGGGGTCGAGGCGCTGGCGGGGTTTCCCTATCCGCTGAGTATTGCGGTGGATACCAGCCGTTCGGATGCCGAGGATACGATGGCGAAATATCGCGCCGCCGGGTTCGAGGTTCTGGCGATGATCAAGCTGCCCGATGGGGCGCAGCCCGAGGATGTGGAAGTGGCCATGCCGGTGCTGATGGCCAAGGTGCCCGAAGCCGTGGCCGTGATGGAAGCGCCCGGCCTTGGTATTCAGTTCGACCGCAAGGTAAGCGATCAGGTGACTCGTATTCTGGCCGATACCGGGCAGGGATTGCTGCTTTACCCCAAGGGTTTGGATACGGCGCGCAAGCTTGCCACCAAGAACGGTGTGCCAGCCGCGACGGTGTTTCGTGATCTCGATGACAAGGGGCAAGATGCCCGCGCGATCCGGCGGTTCCTCAATTTCGGAACGGTGAAGGCCAGCGACGGCGAAGGTGTGGTAATGGTCGGGCGGATGCGCGCCGATACACTTTCTGCGCTGATCCTCTGGGCGTTGGAAGACAAGACACGACAGGTGGCGATCGTGCCGTTGAGCCAGCAGCTTCTGGGTGAGTGA